A window from Actinomycetospora corticicola encodes these proteins:
- the galE gene encoding UDP-glucose 4-epimerase GalE, which produces MKLMVTGGAGYVGSVCTAHLLDAGHDVTVLDDLSTGHRDAVPAGAAFVEGDVAVAAADVLADGFDGVLHFAARSLVGESVVDPAKYWHGNVVTSIALLDAVRAHRVPRLVFSSTAATYGEPESTPITEDSPTRPTNPYGATKLAIDHAITSYAAASGRELGAVSLRYFNVAGAHAGIGERHATETHLIPLVLQVAAGTREQVAIYGDDWPTPDGTCVRDYIHVDDLADAHLRALEHAPPGEHLVCNLGNGTGFSVLEVIEACRRVTGHPIPAAVAPRRAGDPAVLVASAARAHERLGWTPSRGDLDGIVADAWAFAQGRVSA; this is translated from the coding sequence ATGAAGCTGATGGTCACCGGAGGCGCCGGGTACGTCGGGAGCGTGTGCACCGCGCACCTGCTCGACGCGGGCCACGACGTCACCGTCCTCGACGACCTCTCCACCGGCCACCGCGACGCCGTCCCCGCGGGCGCCGCGTTCGTCGAGGGCGACGTCGCCGTCGCGGCGGCCGACGTGCTCGCCGACGGCTTCGACGGCGTGCTGCACTTCGCGGCCCGCTCGCTGGTGGGCGAGTCCGTGGTCGACCCGGCGAAGTACTGGCACGGCAACGTGGTCACCTCGATCGCCCTGCTCGACGCGGTCCGCGCGCACCGCGTGCCCCGGCTCGTGTTCTCCTCCACGGCCGCGACCTACGGCGAGCCGGAGAGCACGCCGATCACCGAGGACTCCCCCACCCGGCCCACCAACCCCTACGGCGCCACGAAGCTCGCGATCGACCACGCGATCACCTCCTACGCCGCGGCGTCGGGCCGGGAGCTGGGGGCGGTGTCGCTGCGCTACTTCAACGTGGCCGGCGCCCACGCGGGCATCGGCGAGCGGCACGCGACCGAGACCCACCTCATCCCGCTCGTGCTGCAGGTGGCGGCGGGCACGCGGGAGCAGGTCGCGATCTACGGCGACGACTGGCCCACCCCCGACGGCACGTGCGTCCGCGACTACATCCACGTGGACGACCTCGCCGACGCCCACCTGCGCGCCCTGGAGCACGCCCCGCCCGGCGAGCACCTCGTCTGCAACCTCGGCAACGGCACCGGGTTCTCCGTGCTCGAGGTGATCGAGGCCTGCCGTCGGGTCACCGGCCACCCGATCCCCGCCGCCGTCGCCCCCCGCCGCGCCGGCGACCCCGCCGTCCTGGTCGCCTCCGCCGCCCGGGCCCACGAGCGTCTCGGCTGGACGCCCTCGCGGGGTGACCTCGACGGGATCGTCGCCGACGCCTGGGCCTTCGCGCAGGGCCGGGTGTCCGCGTGA
- a CDS encoding HAD hydrolase-like protein encodes MSSPRGHSPSLRSPLICFDLDGTLVDSGPGIRASVRRAAASVGLAEPDDEQLRALIGPPFPEAFRDVLGVDAATADAMMATYREVYGGGLLREVTVYDGVPDLLADLAARGDRLAVTTSKPRAYAHEVVAHVGLDKYLAAGVFGAEFDGSVEGKAAVVGLALAAHDGPVVALVGDRHHDVEGARAHGLPCVGVTWGFGGRDELAGAGAAAVVDAPAAVPAALDALR; translated from the coding sequence GTGAGCTCCCCCCGGGGTCACTCCCCGTCGCTGCGCTCGCCCCTGATCTGCTTCGACCTCGACGGCACGCTCGTCGACTCGGGCCCCGGGATCCGCGCGTCGGTGCGCCGTGCCGCGGCGTCCGTGGGGCTCGCCGAGCCCGACGACGAGCAGCTCCGCGCGCTGATCGGCCCGCCGTTCCCAGAGGCGTTCCGGGACGTCCTCGGCGTCGACGCGGCCACCGCCGACGCGATGATGGCCACCTACCGCGAGGTCTACGGCGGTGGCCTGCTGCGCGAGGTCACCGTGTACGACGGCGTGCCCGACCTGCTCGCCGACCTCGCGGCGCGCGGCGACCGCCTCGCCGTGACCACGAGCAAGCCGCGCGCCTACGCCCACGAGGTCGTCGCCCACGTCGGCCTCGACAAGTACCTCGCCGCCGGGGTGTTCGGCGCCGAGTTCGACGGCAGCGTCGAGGGCAAGGCCGCCGTCGTCGGGCTCGCCCTCGCCGCGCACGACGGCCCGGTGGTCGCCCTCGTCGGCGACCGCCACCACGACGTCGAGGGCGCCCGGGCGCACGGCCTGCCCTGCGTCGGGGTCACCTGGGGTTTCGGCGGACGCGACGAGCTGGCCGGAGCCGGGGCGGCCGCCGTCGTCGACGCCCCCGCCGCCGTACCGGCCGCCCTCGACGCCCTCCGCTGA
- a CDS encoding DUF4192 family protein, whose product MSTRKKSRTRRPARPRPAPSRRRGPDEAVVVKISDPADLVASIPPLFGFTPEESLVVLGMHGPDRKRRLGASLRIDLGDGPEDDAVLAAAVRDRLVPTGPDAVVVVVVSAAPPGPDGRPPGAGLVDAITDAFAEVRVPLIGATWTARIAAGEPYRCFERCDCSGTLPDPGGTHTAAETTALGRVTYGSRDEMAAALAPDPGAGSRRRRDLVDDAHQAALLDRELAGPGAARRDLEAVRRAVLDVGSGGVLAEEEIARLAVALCDPRVRDIALGFAAGCDDGVEPAAAEQLWRLLVRAVPEPEVAEPATLLAFASLDHGGGATLTTALERARSADPDHRLSGLLATMLAAGQPPESARRIVERAVAETTRQLGV is encoded by the coding sequence GTGAGCACCCGGAAGAAGTCCCGCACCCGCCGGCCCGCCCGGCCCCGTCCGGCCCCGTCGCGACGGCGGGGTCCCGACGAGGCGGTGGTCGTGAAGATCTCCGACCCGGCGGACCTCGTCGCCTCCATCCCGCCCCTGTTCGGCTTCACCCCCGAGGAGTCGCTGGTCGTCCTCGGGATGCACGGGCCGGACCGGAAGCGGCGGCTCGGCGCGTCTCTGCGCATCGACCTCGGCGACGGCCCGGAGGACGACGCCGTCCTCGCCGCCGCGGTGCGCGACCGTCTGGTCCCCACGGGGCCGGACGCGGTCGTCGTCGTGGTGGTGTCGGCCGCCCCGCCGGGGCCCGACGGTCGCCCGCCCGGCGCCGGGCTGGTCGACGCGATCACCGACGCCTTCGCCGAGGTCCGGGTCCCGCTCATCGGCGCCACCTGGACCGCGCGGATCGCCGCGGGGGAGCCCTACCGGTGCTTCGAGCGCTGCGACTGCTCCGGCACGCTGCCCGACCCGGGCGGAACCCACACCGCGGCCGAGACCACCGCGCTCGGCCGTGTCACCTACGGCTCGCGCGACGAGATGGCCGCCGCTCTGGCCCCCGACCCGGGCGCGGGCTCCCGCCGCCGTCGGGACCTGGTGGACGACGCGCACCAGGCCGCGCTGCTGGACCGGGAGCTGGCCGGGCCCGGCGCCGCGCGCCGGGACCTCGAGGCCGTGCGCCGCGCGGTCCTCGACGTCGGGTCGGGCGGGGTGCTCGCGGAGGAGGAGATCGCCCGCCTCGCGGTGGCGCTGTGCGACCCGCGCGTCCGCGACATCGCCCTGGGGTTCGCCGCCGGGTGCGACGACGGCGTCGAGCCCGCGGCGGCCGAGCAGCTCTGGCGGCTCCTCGTCCGCGCCGTGCCCGAGCCGGAGGTGGCCGAGCCCGCGACGCTGCTCGCGTTCGCGTCGCTCGACCACGGCGGTGGGGCCACCCTGACGACGGCGCTGGAACGGGCCCGGAGCGCGGACCCCGACCACCGGCTCAGCGGGCTCCTCGCGACGATGCTCGCGGCCGGTCAGCCGCCGGAGTCGGCCCGCCGGATCGTGGAGCGCGCCGTCGCGGAGACGACGCGGCAGCTCGGGGTGTGA
- the sthA gene encoding Si-specific NAD(P)(+) transhydrogenase, with amino-acid sequence MATHDYDLLVIGSGPGGQKAAIAAAKLGKRVAVVERRGMVGGVCTQTGTIPSKTLREAVLYLTGYAMRGLYGESYRVKQDITVQDLLARTHFVIGREVEVIRAQLQRNRVDLLSGAARFLDEHAVEVLGERRGEHQTVTADKIVVATGTKPARPPSVEFDDRRVVDSDGILAMEAIPASMVVVGAGVIGIEYASMFAALGTRVTVVERRPAMLEFCDTEVVESLKFHLRDLAVTFRFGEEVSGVSVSERGTVTTLASGKKIAAETVMYSAGRQGVTEELAVGRAGLEADPRGRLTVDEHYRTAVPHIYAVGDVIGFPALAATSMEQGRLAAYHAFDEPVGHADAALAPYGIYTIPEVSYCGATEAELTRSSVPYEVGIARYRELARGQIVGDDYGMLKLLVHPDTHALLGVHVFGTSATELVHVGQAIMGCGGTVDYLVDAVLNYPTLSEAYKVAALDATNKIRALQAFG; translated from the coding sequence GTGGCGACCCACGACTACGACCTGCTCGTCATCGGCTCCGGCCCGGGCGGACAGAAGGCCGCGATCGCCGCGGCGAAGCTCGGGAAGCGGGTCGCGGTGGTCGAGCGACGCGGGATGGTCGGCGGGGTCTGCACGCAGACCGGGACCATCCCGTCGAAGACGCTGCGCGAGGCCGTGCTCTACCTGACCGGCTACGCGATGCGCGGGCTCTACGGCGAGAGCTACCGGGTCAAGCAGGACATCACCGTGCAGGACCTCCTCGCGCGCACCCACTTCGTCATCGGCCGCGAGGTCGAGGTCATCCGCGCCCAGCTGCAGCGCAACCGGGTCGACCTGCTCTCCGGCGCGGCCCGCTTCCTCGACGAGCACGCCGTCGAGGTGCTCGGCGAGCGCCGCGGCGAGCACCAGACCGTCACCGCCGACAAGATCGTCGTCGCGACCGGCACGAAGCCCGCCCGGCCGCCGTCGGTGGAGTTCGACGACCGCCGCGTGGTCGACTCCGACGGCATCCTCGCCATGGAGGCCATCCCGGCGAGCATGGTGGTCGTGGGGGCGGGTGTGATCGGCATCGAGTACGCCTCGATGTTCGCGGCGCTCGGCACGCGGGTGACCGTCGTCGAGCGCCGCCCGGCGATGCTCGAGTTCTGCGACACCGAGGTCGTCGAGTCGCTCAAGTTCCACCTGCGCGACCTCGCCGTCACCTTCCGCTTCGGCGAGGAGGTCTCCGGGGTGAGCGTGTCCGAGCGGGGCACGGTGACCACCCTCGCGAGCGGGAAGAAGATCGCCGCCGAGACCGTCATGTACTCCGCCGGCCGCCAAGGCGTCACCGAGGAGCTCGCCGTCGGGAGGGCCGGGCTGGAGGCCGACCCGCGCGGGCGGCTGACCGTCGACGAGCACTACCGGACCGCCGTGCCGCACATCTACGCGGTCGGGGACGTGATCGGCTTCCCCGCCCTCGCCGCGACGTCGATGGAGCAGGGCCGTCTCGCCGCGTACCACGCGTTCGACGAGCCAGTGGGCCACGCGGACGCCGCACTGGCGCCCTACGGCATCTACACGATCCCCGAGGTGTCGTACTGCGGCGCCACCGAGGCGGAGCTGACACGGTCCTCGGTGCCCTACGAGGTCGGCATCGCCCGCTACCGGGAGCTCGCGCGCGGGCAGATCGTCGGCGACGACTACGGGATGCTCAAGCTCCTCGTCCACCCCGACACCCACGCCCTGCTCGGCGTGCACGTGTTCGGTACGTCGGCCACGGAGCTGGTGCACGTCGGTCAGGCGATCATGGGCTGCGGCGGCACGGTGGACTACCTGGTCGACGCCGTCCTGAACTACCCGACGCTCTCCGAGGCCTACAAGGTCGCCGCCCTCGACGCGACGAACAAGATCCGGGCGCTCCAGGCCTTCGGCTGA
- a CDS encoding alanine racemase, with amino-acid sequence MQLGDLTTPALIVDAAALESNLAAMAARWPGETLRPHVKAHKTTALAARQAAHGATGFTCATIREVEGMAAAGLGADLLLANEVLDTRRLGRLDARVTVAVDSPETIEAAAAGGVREVLVDVNVGMPRCGCRPDDAGALADRARAAGLTVRGVMGYEGHLQAWPDAEERATLTKTAMELLLAAHRDVGGDVVSGGGTGTSACNPYVTEMQAGSYALMDSAYTAAGVGYVQALHVLGTVVHVSAARPDMPAYAVADVGLKALGMDHGNPTIPGAQVWFCSDEHVTFAADDPVRVGDRVLVIPAHVDPTVAYHDRMHVVRDEEVLETWPVDLRGW; translated from the coding sequence GTGCAGCTCGGTGACCTGACGACGCCGGCGCTGATCGTCGACGCCGCCGCCCTCGAGTCGAACCTCGCCGCGATGGCCGCGCGGTGGCCGGGGGAGACGTTGCGCCCGCACGTCAAGGCGCACAAGACGACGGCGCTCGCCGCCCGGCAGGCCGCCCACGGCGCGACCGGGTTCACGTGCGCGACGATCCGCGAGGTCGAGGGCATGGCGGCCGCCGGGCTGGGCGCGGACCTGCTGCTCGCCAACGAGGTCCTCGACACCCGGCGTCTGGGACGGCTGGACGCGCGGGTGACCGTGGCGGTCGACTCGCCGGAGACGATCGAGGCGGCCGCCGCGGGCGGCGTGCGCGAGGTGCTGGTCGACGTCAACGTCGGGATGCCGCGCTGCGGGTGCCGGCCCGACGACGCCGGGGCGCTCGCCGACCGGGCCCGCGCGGCGGGGCTGACGGTGCGCGGCGTCATGGGCTACGAGGGACACCTGCAGGCGTGGCCGGACGCCGAGGAGCGCGCGACGCTCACGAAGACCGCGATGGAGCTGCTGCTCGCCGCGCACCGCGACGTCGGGGGCGACGTGGTCTCCGGCGGCGGCACGGGGACGTCGGCGTGCAACCCGTACGTCACGGAGATGCAGGCCGGCTCCTACGCGCTCATGGACTCCGCGTACACGGCGGCGGGCGTGGGCTACGTGCAGGCGCTGCACGTGCTCGGGACGGTCGTGCACGTGTCGGCGGCGCGGCCGGACATGCCCGCGTACGCCGTCGCCGACGTCGGGCTCAAGGCGCTGGGCATGGACCACGGCAACCCGACGATCCCCGGCGCGCAGGTGTGGTTCTGCTCCGACGAGCACGTCACCTTCGCCGCGGACGACCCGGTGCGGGTGGGCGACCGCGTCCTGGTGATCCCCGCGCACGTCGACCCGACCGTGGCCTACCACGACCGGATGCACGTCGTCCGGGACGAGGAGGTCCTCGAGACCTGGCCGGTGGACCTGCGGGGTTGGTAG
- a CDS encoding D-arabinono-1,4-lactone oxidase: MTWRNWAGNQRATPARRVVARTTDEVATAVKEAARDGLRVKATGSGHSFTGIGAPDGVALAVPSQGVPEVHGMLATVPAGMTIRALNAALWEQGLALPNLGDIDAQTIAGAVATGTHGTGAGHTGIAARIRALAMVLADGTVITTSPTEHPEIFHHARVGLGALGVVTAVTLECVPAFALHATEAAMPLAEVLAGLDELADRHDHVEFYWFPHTDVAATKMNDRTTATGPTRSAVGAWVGDELLGNGAFELVCRLGAVAPAAVPTLNRVLAGQMANAEYVDRSYRVFTSPRRVRFKEMEYAVPRAALGEAFAGLRTAADRHAVDVTFPVEVRVAAADDVPLSTASGRDSAYLAVHVHHTRPHEAYFGAVEAVMTALDGRPHWGKLHTRTAAQLAESYPEFGDFVALRDRLDPEGRFLNAHLEGILGAAR; this comes from the coding sequence TTGACCTGGCGTAACTGGGCGGGCAACCAGCGCGCGACGCCCGCCCGACGGGTGGTCGCGCGGACCACCGACGAGGTGGCGACGGCGGTGAAGGAGGCCGCGCGCGACGGGCTGCGCGTGAAGGCGACCGGGTCGGGCCACTCGTTCACCGGCATCGGCGCGCCGGACGGGGTCGCCCTGGCGGTCCCGTCGCAGGGGGTGCCGGAGGTCCACGGAATGCTCGCGACGGTGCCGGCGGGCATGACGATCCGGGCGCTGAACGCGGCGTTGTGGGAGCAGGGGCTCGCGCTGCCGAACCTCGGGGACATCGACGCGCAGACGATCGCCGGTGCGGTCGCCACCGGGACGCACGGCACCGGCGCGGGGCACACCGGGATCGCGGCGCGGATCCGGGCGCTGGCGATGGTGCTCGCCGACGGCACGGTGATCACGACGAGCCCCACCGAGCACCCGGAGATCTTCCACCACGCCCGGGTCGGTCTCGGGGCGCTCGGGGTCGTCACCGCGGTGACCCTGGAGTGCGTCCCGGCCTTCGCCCTGCACGCGACCGAGGCGGCGATGCCGCTGGCCGAGGTACTGGCGGGCCTCGACGAGCTCGCCGACCGGCACGACCACGTCGAGTTCTACTGGTTCCCGCACACCGACGTCGCCGCGACGAAGATGAACGACCGGACGACGGCGACCGGCCCGACCCGGTCGGCGGTCGGCGCGTGGGTGGGCGACGAGCTGCTCGGCAACGGCGCCTTCGAGCTGGTCTGCCGGCTCGGCGCGGTCGCGCCCGCGGCCGTCCCGACGCTGAACCGCGTCCTGGCGGGTCAGATGGCGAACGCCGAGTACGTCGACCGTTCCTACCGGGTGTTCACCAGCCCGCGGCGGGTGCGCTTCAAGGAGATGGAGTACGCGGTCCCGCGGGCGGCGCTGGGGGAGGCCTTCGCCGGGCTCCGAACGGCCGCCGACCGGCACGCGGTGGACGTGACCTTCCCCGTCGAGGTGCGGGTGGCCGCGGCCGACGACGTGCCGCTGTCCACGGCGTCGGGCCGGGACTCCGCCTACCTCGCGGTGCACGTCCACCACACCCGGCCGCACGAGGCCTACTTCGGCGCCGTCGAGGCGGTGATGACCGCGCTCGACGGGCGCCCGCACTGGGGCAAGCTGCACACCCGCACCGCGGCGCAGCTGGCGGAGAGCTACCCGGAGTTCGGCGACTTCGTGGCCCTGCGCGACCGGCTCGACCCGGAGGGCCGGTTCCTCAACGCCCACCTGGAGGGGATCCTCGGTGCAGCTCGGTGA
- a CDS encoding APC family permease yields MEAGYASSFPRVLRRFALFAIAFSVVSITTGIFVNYAYGLTTLGPAAVWLWPVAAVGQILVVLVLAELAAHMPLAGANYQWSARLVNTGFGYTVGALGLLYSAVGLPGIALVGLAPLAATVLGLDAADPLTLLVIAVAALVLAYLVNVIRVQWAARVNNLAVFAEVAGTVALSVLLLVLWATHRGATPDGGHGLGFLGTVNPGTPVADGIVGGALIGIFTLVGFEAAADMAEEAVDARRTVPRAMIVAAVVSGVLGLVALVGFTVAIPDLAAVESSPVPLAAIASFWLGPVLTDVFLVIVVFSMFALLVVAAASNSRLIFAMARDGLLPASRALRRVNAATATPVVALVVSLVVCLALLAYGTLDGAAFTILVGATALVPYLIYLLTLGGYLARRKRLRRNDAGGTAPFSLGRAALPVAGLAMLWLVVVVAALTLPEAFRAADYVVLGGLALTGLWYVAVLRRRLRDGTAGLPQADPSSGRERTLDLA; encoded by the coding sequence ATGGAGGCCGGATACGCGAGCTCGTTCCCCCGGGTCCTGCGGCGGTTCGCGCTGTTCGCGATCGCGTTCTCCGTCGTCTCGATCACCACCGGGATCTTCGTCAACTACGCCTACGGGCTGACGACCCTCGGTCCGGCGGCGGTGTGGCTGTGGCCCGTCGCCGCCGTCGGGCAGATCCTCGTCGTGCTGGTCCTCGCGGAACTGGCCGCGCACATGCCCCTGGCGGGCGCGAACTACCAGTGGTCGGCGCGGCTGGTGAACACCGGCTTCGGCTACACCGTGGGCGCGCTGGGCCTGCTCTACTCCGCGGTCGGACTGCCCGGGATCGCCCTCGTCGGGCTCGCCCCGCTGGCCGCCACCGTGCTCGGGCTGGACGCCGCCGACCCGCTGACGTTGCTGGTCATCGCCGTGGCGGCCCTCGTCCTCGCCTACCTGGTCAACGTGATCCGTGTGCAGTGGGCGGCCCGGGTGAACAACCTCGCGGTGTTCGCCGAGGTCGCCGGCACCGTGGCGCTCTCGGTGCTCCTCCTCGTGCTCTGGGCGACCCACCGCGGCGCCACTCCCGACGGCGGGCACGGGCTCGGCTTCCTCGGCACGGTCAATCCGGGCACCCCGGTGGCCGACGGCATCGTCGGCGGCGCGCTCATCGGCATCTTCACCCTCGTCGGGTTCGAGGCCGCCGCGGACATGGCCGAGGAGGCGGTCGACGCCCGCCGCACCGTCCCGCGGGCGATGATCGTCGCCGCGGTCGTCTCCGGGGTGCTCGGGCTGGTCGCCCTCGTCGGGTTCACCGTGGCGATCCCCGACCTCGCCGCCGTCGAGTCCTCGCCCGTCCCGCTGGCGGCGATCGCGTCGTTCTGGCTCGGACCGGTCCTGACCGACGTGTTCCTCGTGATCGTCGTGTTCTCGATGTTCGCGCTGCTGGTGGTGGCCGCGGCGTCGAACTCGCGGCTGATCTTCGCCATGGCCCGCGACGGGCTGCTCCCCGCCTCGCGCGCCCTGCGCCGGGTGAACGCGGCGACGGCGACGCCGGTGGTCGCGCTCGTCGTGAGCCTCGTGGTCTGCCTCGCGCTGCTGGCCTACGGCACGCTGGACGGCGCGGCGTTCACCATCCTGGTCGGGGCCACCGCCCTCGTGCCCTACCTGATCTACCTGCTCACCCTCGGCGGGTACCTCGCGCGGCGGAAGCGCCTTCGCAGGAACGACGCGGGCGGGACGGCTCCGTTCAGCCTCGGTCGTGCGGCGCTGCCGGTGGCCGGGCTCGCGATGCTGTGGCTCGTCGTCGTGGTGGCCGCCCTGACGCTGCCGGAGGCCTTCCGCGCGGCCGACTACGTGGTGCTGGGCGGTCTCGCCCTCACCGGGCTCTGGTACGTGGCGGTGCTCCGGCGCCGGCTGCGCGACGGGACGGCGGGTCTGCCGCAGGCCGACCCGTCGTCGGGAAGGGAACGGACTCTTGACCTGGCGTAA
- a CDS encoding TetR family transcriptional regulator, which translates to MARVSAAERRRQLVEAAFRVIGAEGFAAATTRRICAEAGAPVAAFHYCFASKEELFVELTEVTVAALRDAQAEGVHIVSQEGWNPIGPSLRETLRQWWATVEAAPEREVVLTGLTHHALHEPSLAGVAQRQYEAYHRTAALTLSSLAEACGVRWTLPVEQLARMLVVVTDGVTIAWLVDRDSPAALDALDAFAAQLATLAGAPG; encoded by the coding sequence GTGGCGCGGGTATCGGCCGCCGAACGGCGGCGCCAGCTCGTCGAGGCCGCGTTCCGCGTCATCGGCGCGGAGGGGTTCGCCGCGGCGACCACCCGCCGGATCTGCGCGGAGGCCGGCGCGCCCGTGGCGGCGTTCCACTACTGCTTCGCCTCCAAGGAGGAGCTGTTCGTCGAGCTCACCGAGGTCACGGTGGCGGCGCTGCGGGACGCCCAGGCCGAGGGGGTGCACATCGTCAGCCAGGAGGGATGGAACCCGATCGGGCCGTCGTTGCGCGAGACGCTGCGGCAGTGGTGGGCGACCGTGGAGGCGGCGCCGGAGCGGGAGGTCGTGCTCACCGGCCTGACCCACCACGCGCTGCACGAGCCGTCCCTGGCCGGGGTCGCGCAGCGGCAGTACGAGGCCTACCACCGGACGGCGGCACTCACCCTGTCCTCGCTCGCCGAGGCGTGCGGGGTGCGCTGGACACTGCCCGTGGAGCAGCTGGCGCGGATGCTCGTCGTCGTGACCGACGGGGTGACGATCGCCTGGCTCGTCGACCGGGACTCCCCTGCCGCCCTGGACGCCCTGGACGCCTTCGCCGCGCAGCTCGCAACCCTCGCAGGTGCACCGGGGTGA
- a CDS encoding fumarate hydratase: MSELRTVDVAEVEAVVRKLCVEANHELREDHVAALQRGRDAEESPIGREVFDRLLENARVSAAEQIAFCQDTGYAVVFLTIGQDVHFTGGSLAEAIDRGVAEGYSDGYLRASLVRSPVDRVNTGDNTPAMVHYDLVPGADIELTLLVKGAGCDNMSALRMLTPAAGVEGMKRFVVETIEKAGPSASPPVTVGIGMGGTFDRAAVLAKRALTRDPTGSPSPDPKLAELEAELVEAINATGIGPAGFGGTVTTVAVHVEAYPTHIAAFPVAINLDCHSHRVRSVTL, encoded by the coding sequence GTGAGCGAGTTGCGCACGGTCGACGTCGCCGAGGTCGAGGCCGTCGTCCGGAAGCTGTGCGTCGAGGCGAACCACGAGCTGCGCGAGGACCACGTCGCCGCGCTGCAGCGCGGGCGGGACGCCGAGGAGTCGCCGATCGGCCGGGAGGTGTTCGACCGGCTGCTGGAGAACGCCCGGGTGTCGGCGGCCGAGCAGATCGCCTTCTGCCAGGACACCGGCTACGCCGTGGTGTTCCTGACGATCGGGCAGGACGTGCACTTCACCGGCGGCTCGCTGGCCGAGGCGATCGACCGGGGCGTGGCCGAGGGGTACTCCGACGGCTACCTGCGGGCCTCCCTGGTCCGCTCCCCCGTCGACCGCGTGAACACCGGCGACAACACCCCGGCGATGGTCCACTACGACCTCGTGCCGGGCGCCGACATCGAGCTCACGCTGCTCGTCAAGGGCGCGGGCTGCGACAACATGAGCGCGCTGCGGATGCTCACGCCGGCGGCGGGCGTCGAGGGGATGAAGCGCTTCGTCGTCGAGACGATCGAGAAGGCGGGACCGAGCGCGAGCCCGCCGGTGACGGTCGGGATCGGCATGGGCGGCACGTTCGACCGCGCGGCCGTCCTCGCGAAGCGGGCGCTGACGCGCGACCCCACCGGCTCGCCGTCGCCCGACCCGAAGCTCGCGGAGCTCGAGGCCGAGCTCGTCGAGGCGATCAACGCGACCGGGATCGGGCCGGCCGGGTTCGGCGGGACCGTCACCACGGTCGCGGTGCACGTCGAGGCCTACCCGACGCACATCGCGGCGTTCCCGGTCGCGATCAACCTGGACTGCCACTCCCACCGGGTGCGGAGCGTGACCCTGTGA
- a CDS encoding FumA C-terminus/TtdB family hydratase beta subunit: protein MNLTLPMDDPSSVHAGDSVTLSGTVYTARDAAHARFLEAIEAGEDLPFDVEGATIYFVGPTPARPGHVIGSAGPTTASRCDAYSPALVERGLAAMIGKGRRNAEVKASMLEHGCVYFGAIEGTAALLSQCITSAEIVAYEDLGAEAVRKLTIANFPALVVNDLHGGDLYDDGPARYRRV from the coding sequence GTGAACCTGACCCTGCCGATGGACGACCCGTCCTCGGTGCACGCCGGCGACTCGGTCACCCTGAGCGGCACCGTCTACACCGCGCGCGACGCCGCGCACGCCCGGTTCCTCGAGGCGATCGAGGCCGGTGAGGACCTCCCGTTCGACGTCGAGGGCGCGACGATCTACTTCGTCGGCCCCACCCCGGCGCGGCCCGGGCACGTCATCGGCAGCGCCGGGCCCACGACGGCGAGCCGATGCGACGCCTACTCGCCCGCGCTGGTCGAGCGCGGGCTCGCGGCGATGATCGGCAAGGGCCGCCGCAACGCCGAGGTCAAGGCGTCGATGCTGGAGCACGGCTGCGTCTACTTCGGCGCGATCGAGGGCACCGCCGCGCTGCTCTCGCAGTGCATCACCTCGGCCGAGATCGTCGCGTACGAGGACCTGGGCGCCGAGGCGGTGCGGAAGCTGACGATCGCGAACTTCCCGGCCCTCGTCGTCAACGACCTGCACGGCGGCGACCTGTACGACGACGGGCCCGCGCGCTACCGCCGCGTCTAG